ATCTGCATCGGCAGCGCTTCGCATTCTTTCAGGACATGCTTTCGCAGATCGGCGCGAAATGGTCGGCGGTCGGTTCGCGCATGACCGACGGCCTTAATTCAGGAGATGCCTACTGCATCGGCACCGCGACGTTTGAATGTTCGGACGAAGCCGCCTTGCTCAAGGCGCTGGAAGGACTGGGGGCGCGCATCGTCTTCCTGATCGATTGGAATCGCGCCCGCAAGCGGCTGCGCCAGATCGTCGGCAAGGCTGGTTCCGTCGCCGTCCTGAACGAATGCGCGCGGCGGGAAATCGGTCACAGGGGCTGGCTGGAGGCGGGAGGCGAAGCATTGATATTCGCCGCGATGGAGGCTGTCGGCAGCGACTACTTCCGCATCGGCGACACACTCGATGCGGTGATGGGCGCCGCCCCGGCGCAGGAATTCCTGATCGAGGCGATGGCAATGGCGTCGCAGGCGATGCAGCAGCGTCAGCCGGTATCGCGCATCGCGGACTCGATCCGCCTTCTGCTCATTCGCCATGTCGGACGCCATCATGATGAATTCGCTCTGCTGAGCGAGCACGCTTCGTTCTGCCATGCGCTGGCCGAGGGAATCCGCGATGCCATCGCCCACGGCCACGAGCGTTCCGCCAAGGATGCCGAAAAGCTGGCCAAGCGGGCGAAGGCATGGGAGCGCAAGGCGGACTTGCTCGTCATGCGCTCGCGCGAACGGGCCGAACGCAATCCGCGCTGGTTGCCTTTTACACGGCTGATCGAACGCGCCGACGACATTGCCGACGCGATGGAGGAAGCTGCCTTTCTTTTCTCACTGATCGCCGAGAACCACGACAAGGCCTGGCCCGCCGATGTGCGCGAAGGCATGCGGCAGCTTGCCGAAAAAACCCTCCAGGCCACGCAGGATCATGTCAAGCTGCTGTTGATTGCCAGCGCGCTTGGCGAAGGCAGCGACGCCAGCGACCATGAGGAATTCATCGCCATCTCCTGGCGCGTGGTCAACGCCGAGCAGCAGTGCGATCAATTGCTGCGCGACGTGCGACGACTTTTGGTGCGCAACATCGACGACGCTGCGACGCTCGGCTTGGGCACCGATTTCGCCGCGGCCTTGGAATCGGCGACAGACGCGCTGCTTGCAACCGCCTATGGCATACGTGATCTGGCCTTCAGCCGGCTGGGAGTCGAGGCATGAGCGCATCTGTCAAGTCGGCCGGGCAGCCTGAAACCAAGGACGATCTCAAACGCATATACTTCATCGGCGGCAAGAAGCCGCCGCAGGACGCGGCCACCACGGCTGCCCTCGGATTCAAGGCCTATAACCTCGCCAAACTGGCCGCGCTCGGCCTCGAGGTGCCGCCCGCCTTCGTGATCGGGACCGGCTATTGCGCCGATCCGCAAGCGGTCGTTCCGCAACTTTGGCGGCCTGCCCTGGCCGAGCTCGAAGCGTTCACCGGACTGAAGCTGGGGGACGTCCGCAGGCCGCTGATGCTTTCGGTGCGTTCAGGTGCGCCGGTCTCGATGCCGGGCATGATGGAGACGCTGCTGAACATCGGACTTACGGACGCGACCATCCCAGGCCTGATACGCCTGACCGGTCATCCCCGGCTTGCCTGGGACGCCTACCGCCGGCTCATCGCCGGCTATGGCGAGGTGGTCGCCGGTATCGATCTTCATCATTTCGAGGCCGATCTTGCCGCAGTCCGGCAGGACGAGGATGAACGATCTCTCGACTTCACCAGCCTCCGGCAGATCGCCCAACTGCATCTCGAGACTTTTCACCGGCAAACCGGGGCGCCGTTCCCGCAGAATCCGGAAACCCAGTTGAGCGAAGCGATCAATGCCGTTTTCCGGTCGTGGGGAAGCGAAAAGGCGATGGCCTATCGCAACCTCCATGGCCTGTCGCATGAGATGGGCACGGCCGTGACCGTCCAGCGAATGGTGTTCGGCAACGCCGGCGGCCTCTCCGGGGCCGGCGTCGGCTTCACGCGCAATCCCATCACCGGCGACCACAAACCTTGGGTGGACTTCCTTTTCAATGCGCAGGGCGAGGATGTCGTGAGCGGGCGCCGCACCGCTCGCGGCCATGACGAGCTCGCCGCCGTGGCGCCGCGGGTCTGGGAGGAGCTGGTCGACGCGGCGGCCCTGCTCGAACGCCGCTTCGGGGATATGCAGGACTTCGAGTTCACCGTCCAGGAAGGGGTGCTGTTCCTGCTGCAGACCCGCAACGGAAAACGCACTCCCATGGCGACCGCCCGCATTGCGCTGGATCTTCTGGCCGAGGGCGTGATCGACGCGGAGACAGCGCGGGAGCGGACGCGCGGCCTCGACCAGCATGCGCTGACCGTCCGCGGCATCGGGAGCGACGACGGCGTCGCTTTGTCTCCCATCGCCTCGGCGGCATCCGCATCGAGCGGTGTCGTCTGCGGCGAGATCGCGCTCGCGGAGGCAAGGGTGCGCGAGCGCAAGGCCGCTGGTATCAGCGTCATCCTCGTCCGCAGCGATGCCGAAACCCGCGACATTGCCGCGCTCGACGTCGCCGACGGATTGTTGACGCAGCATGGCGCCAGGACATCCCATGCCGCGGTCGTCGCACGGCAGCTCGGCAAGGTCTGTCTGGTCGGTTGCGAGACAATGACGATCGACGCCGCGCGAAACGAGGTCAATATCGGCGGCGCCATCTTTCCGGAAGGCGCGGTGATCACGTTGGATGGCAATAACGGCAGCATCTATTCGGGTGCGGCGCGTATCGTCGAGAACGTGCAGACCGAGCTCTTGGCCCGACTGGACATGTTGCATGGCCGCTCGGCAGAACCGGCGGAGAGATCGGCGACACCATTCGCCGAAGTGGGCTGACTGCCGCAATCACGAACACCGGCCGCTATCGTGACCTGATCCGCTCGCGTAAGCGTGCGTCGCCATTCATGATGGCGACGCACAAACTTCGCTCACGCCGTCGCGACGGCGTATTTGATCGATTCCACCGAATGTTTGACGAAATCCTTGCCGATCTCGCCCACCAGCTTCGCATTCAACGACGGCTGGTAGTGTCTGCGCATTTCGCCAAGCGTACGCGGATCGGCGATCACCAATATGTGCTCGTG
The window above is part of the Mesorhizobium sp. WSM4904 genome. Proteins encoded here:
- a CDS encoding DUF47 family protein, whose product is MEKTGVVAALGQTELLRPAWIKAALAANDRLKFYLTVLQAARAQADHPGTAQLDLHREYSSAHIDAPWIIELPASAYLEASTLHLANLPKLAQKLRDDLRIMARPIQGSAEDPDLTLSARVDQWCRWVDRLGTELDAAQLKALTSGRRGDEDSFHLLVMDLHKALNHFAAQLSGETIDGAHVWQLSQQDGPRISAFMRGLNRTRALKLDHPGLDTAATRDGERLLIQNDIGTNDAHVLVAQVEGLVLTLTYSDLHRQRFAFFQDMLSQIGAKWSAVGSRMTDGLNSGDAYCIGTATFECSDEAALLKALEGLGARIVFLIDWNRARKRLRQIVGKAGSVAVLNECARREIGHRGWLEAGGEALIFAAMEAVGSDYFRIGDTLDAVMGAAPAQEFLIEAMAMASQAMQQRQPVSRIADSIRLLLIRHVGRHHDEFALLSEHASFCHALAEGIRDAIAHGHERSAKDAEKLAKRAKAWERKADLLVMRSRERAERNPRWLPFTRLIERADDIADAMEEAAFLFSLIAENHDKAWPADVREGMRQLAEKTLQATQDHVKLLLIASALGEGSDASDHEEFIAISWRVVNAEQQCDQLLRDVRRLLVRNIDDAATLGLGTDFAAALESATDALLATAYGIRDLAFSRLGVEA
- a CDS encoding PEP/pyruvate-binding domain-containing protein → MSASVKSAGQPETKDDLKRIYFIGGKKPPQDAATTAALGFKAYNLAKLAALGLEVPPAFVIGTGYCADPQAVVPQLWRPALAELEAFTGLKLGDVRRPLMLSVRSGAPVSMPGMMETLLNIGLTDATIPGLIRLTGHPRLAWDAYRRLIAGYGEVVAGIDLHHFEADLAAVRQDEDERSLDFTSLRQIAQLHLETFHRQTGAPFPQNPETQLSEAINAVFRSWGSEKAMAYRNLHGLSHEMGTAVTVQRMVFGNAGGLSGAGVGFTRNPITGDHKPWVDFLFNAQGEDVVSGRRTARGHDELAAVAPRVWEELVDAAALLERRFGDMQDFEFTVQEGVLFLLQTRNGKRTPMATARIALDLLAEGVIDAETARERTRGLDQHALTVRGIGSDDGVALSPIASAASASSGVVCGEIALAEARVRERKAAGISVILVRSDAETRDIAALDVADGLLTQHGARTSHAAVVARQLGKVCLVGCETMTIDAARNEVNIGGAIFPEGAVITLDGNNGSIYSGAARIVENVQTELLARLDMLHGRSAEPAERSATPFAEVG
- a CDS encoding host attachment protein, translating into MIADPRTLGEMRRHYQPSLNAKLVGEIGKDFVKHSVESIKYAVATA